In bacterium, the genomic stretch ACCGCGGCCAGTATCCACACCACCGGGCGACAGGTGGCCAAGCCGGTGATCCTCACCGACGGACACCGGTACGTGATGGCCGTGCTGGAGGCCCCGCACCGGGTGGACCTGGGCAAGTTCTCCCGGGCCTCCGAGATGCAGGACCCCCGCCTGGCCACGGAGAAGGAACTGCGCGACCTGTTCCCCGACTGCGAGCTGGGGGCGATGCCGCCGTTCGGCGAGCTGTATGGGATGCCCACCTGGGTGGACAGCCATCTGGAGCTGGATGAGCAGATCGCGTTCGACGGGGGCAGCCACTATGAAGTTATGCGGATGAAATATGACGATTTCAAGCGCATGGCCCATCCGCAGGTGGCGGATATAGCCCTGGCCTGAGTGCACGCTGATATCGTTACGCAACCGGGGGCTGCCCGAAACGGGGCGGCCCCCTTTTTTTGCCTGGCCCGGCGTAAGGGGGACGAGGCAGCAATGTCCGGTTAGGAACTTGCAGTGAGAAGCCGAAAGACCCTTTTCTGCTTTGGTTTCGGCCAAAGCAACAAAGCCAGCGGGGGCCGCAAACTCGTCCGCACCACGACTCTTCTTCTGGCGGTGGTGTGCCCGGCGCTTTGATTCCGCTGCCGCGATGCAGCGGCGGCGCTGCCGCGAATCGCCGCCGGGCCGTGCGGCAATTACAGCCCCGGACGTTTCACGTTCGATTACACGCTGCCCTGGCGGGAGGCTCAGGCAGGTGCGGCCCCCAAAGGCAACAGCGGCGGCCTGTCAGCCGCATGGGGCTTGGCTTTGACCCAGGATCGAGTCATTCCGATACGAACACTGTGTGCGCCCATAACATTCTACGCAAAAACCTAACCGGACATTGCTGGGACCGGGGGGATTTGTCCAAATAAAAAGGGCACGGCGCGCCGTGCCCCTGCATATCGAACTATTTCTTACGGCCTTGGTCGACTCACTCTGACCGGCTCAGGCCACGCCCGCCGTGCGGGCGTAGATGATCAGGGCCAGACCGACCACGAACAGGATGAACATGCCGGTCAGCAGCTTGCCCGTGCCCTTGGGCGCCGCGGCGAACTCTTTCCAGACAAACACGCCCCAGAGCGCGGCCACCAGGGTCGCCCCCTGGCCCAGGCCGTAGCTGATCGCCGGGCCGGCCATGCCGCTGGCGATGATGCTGAAACTCATGCCCACGCACCAGATCACTCCGCCCAGCACTCCGGTAAGGTGTACGCCTAACGAGCCCTTGAAATAATCGGACAGGGCCACCGGCTCCCCACGGAACGGGAAACGCATCACCAGGGTGTTGAGGATGAAATTGCTCAGGAACAGCCCCAGGGCGAACAGCACCACCGCCGTGTAGGGGGTGAGAAGCCCGGCCTCGGGCGCCGCGAAATCGGTCGCCATGGCCTGGGCCACCAGCGGGTAGAAAAAGCCCATCATGATCCCGCAGATCACCGAAAGCACGATGCCTTTCACCTTGCCGCCGCCGGAGCCGCCGCCCAGGCGCTTGTAGGCCAGGGCGTCCAGGATGATCGCCACGGCCACTACCGCCACTCCGGTAAACAGCACCGTTGAGCTGCCCACCGGGTTGACCGCGTAGCTCTTGACCACGCCGATCACCAGGGCCAGGCCGATCCCCACCGGGAACGCCACCGCCATGCCCGCCAGGTCGATCGCCGCCACCAGCAGGATATTCGCCACGTTGAACACCAGCCCGCCCAGCAGGGCCGAGATCACGTTGGATGAGCCGGCCTGACACAGGTCCTGCAGGAACGGCCGTCCCTCGCGGCCCAGGCTGCCCAGGCTGAAAGCGAAAGCCAGGGCCAGCAGAAGCACACCCAGGGCGTAGTCCCAGTAGAACAGCTCGAAACGCCAGGTGCGGCCGGCCAGTTTCTGGGTGTTGGCCCAGGAACCCCAGCAGAGCATGGTCACCACACACAAAGCCACCGCCGGTGCGTAAGAATGCAGGATGAACATTGCGGCTCTCCGGGAAAATAGTTTCTCCGGTCCGGAAAAGCGGCGGGCCGGTTGCGGGAAACATCAGAGGCGACTCAAGGAAACGGCCGGAAACGGCCTGCGAATTTCGGTCGAGCCTGGGGGGGAGCGAAAAGAAAATGCCTGTAAATAAAATGTCCCAGGCTGCCCACAGCGACAATCACTACAAGCGTACCGCTGCTACCTTCCGGTCCTGACGGGGTTAGCGAGCGACTGTCCTGTGGACCTGGGACGCTTCAAGATAGGGCAACGAACCCCTTCTGTCAAGACCCACGGCCCGAATGCCCACCCGAGGTGCGGGCCGACGGGTCAGGGGATGTAGTTGTCGAGAATGAAGTCCAGCGGGTTCTGCGGAACGCCGTTGACCACCACCTCGTAATGCAGGTTGGGTCCGGTGGTGATCCCGCTCTGGCCGACAAAGGCGATCAGGTCGCCGCGCTTGATTTCCTGGCCCACCCGGACATTGCTCTTCGACAGGTGCGCGTACTTGGTCACGATCCCGTAGCCGTGATCCACCACCACAGTCAGCCCGTAGCCCACCTGGTGCTTGGACATCACCACCCGGCCGTCAGCCGGGGCGATGATGGACTCGCCCATGCGGGTCGAGATGTCGATGGCGTTGTGGTACTGGGAGTTGTGGTAGATCGGGTGCTCGCGGCGGCCGAAGAAGCTGGAGATATAACCCTTGGTGGGTATGATCGACGGGTGATGGGACCACTTGTCTGCGCTGGACTGCATGCTCTGGATCGCATCGTCCAGGCTCTGCTTGATCAGGTCGGACTTGCGCAACAGGGCATCCACCTGGTCCTGCTGCTGGTAGATCTGACGGGCAGCCTGGCTGTTCAGCTCGAACAGCTCGTCATAGTTGCCGATGTACGCGCCGCCGACACCCACCTCGCGCACCTCGTTGTCCAGCAGGTCCAGCCCGGCGATCCGGCGGAAAACCTGGTTCTCGTCCATCAGACCGCTGATCCGCTGGGTCAGGCCGCTTATTTTCTGTTCGACACCGGTGAGTTTTTGAGTAAGGAGCTGGTTTTCGAGCTGAAGGTTTATGAGTTTCAGGTGGTTGTATTCTTTATTGAGGGAGATTACGGTCAGATACCCGATGCCGGCCAGGAATGTAAAACTGAACGTCAGAGCGGCGGCTACCAACCAATAGGAAATCTTGAGCCGGCGGACCCGGATTTCATCGTGGGGAACAACCAGGATTGTCCAACTTTTTTTGGGCATGACATATCTCCGTGCGGGTGGGACACGGTTTCGACGCGAATCTGGCAGGAGTTGCCAAAAGTTTAAGCTTGCCGCAAGAGCTTGTCAAGAATTTTTTCGCGGACTGTGGTGCGAGAACCGCTTTTTCGCTGGATCGGGTGGGTTTTGTGTCAAGAAACAAACAACAAAACACAACCCGAAAGCAAATAATTATCGCAATTTTCTCTGTTTTCGGGCCTGATTCGGGCGAAAATCCGCTTTTTGAGCCCCTGAACCGTCAAGATGAGGAATTTTTCAACTTGGGCCGGATCTCGCAAAAATCATCCTGAAGGGACCGAATGAAGCCGCAGCCTATGATACAACCGCCCTTCCCGAAACGCAACTGTGTTTTTTCAACCTTTTCACAACCGATCGGGTGCGGCCGTGCGGTGGGTCCGGCGATTAAGCCGTCCGGTCCGCGCGGGACCGGCGCGGGCCGGGCAGGACAAAGCCGGCGGCGGAGCGTGTCACTGTGTGCCTGAGCGGGCGACGGACGAGGGGTTGTCGTTTTTCTCGATCAGGGCGTAGGCGTTGTGGTTGTGGATCGATTCGAAATTTTCGGCCTCCACCCGGTACCAGTTCACCCCTGCCATGTTCTCCAGGCGCAGGGCCGCCTCGCGCACCACGTCCTCCACAAAGCGCGGGTGGTTGTAGGCGTACTCGGTGACATACTTCTCGTCCCGGCGCTTGAGCAGCGGATAGAGCGCGCAGCTGGCCGACTGCTCGGCCAGCTCCACCAGGTCCTCGATCCAGATGAATTCGCTGAAACGCACGCTCAGGCGCACCACCGAGCGCTGGTTGTGCGCCCCGTAGTCGGAAATTTCCCTGGAGCAGGGGCAGAGCGTGGTCACCGGCACCTCGACCACCAGGATGAAATCCGTGTCCCGGCTGTCGCTGCCCAGCGAGCCGATGAAGCGGCAGAGGTATTCCTGCAGCGCTTTCGACTTGGAGACCGGGGCTTCCCGCTGGATGAAATAGGGGAATTCCAGTTCCATGTGCGCCACCTCGGCGTTCATTTTCTGACGCATTTCGGCCAGTATTTCGTGCAGGTTGTCGGCGGCGATGTCGCCCCGGTGCCGGTTGAGGATCTCGATGAACCGGCTCATATGAGTGCCGCGGAAACTGTGCGGCAGCAGGACTGACATCTGGATGCGCGCCACCGTGTTCTGGCTGCCGTTGGCCCGGTCCTGCACGGTGATCGGGTAGCTCAGGCCCTTGACTCCCACTTTCTGGATCGTCAGGTTGCGGTGGTCGGTCTCGCTCTGTATGTCACGCAGGGGCTTGTCGCTCAATCCGCCCTCCTCGGGTGTTGCGTTTCATTTGACACCACGCCGCGCCAGGGCGTGCTCGATCAGGCGCTTCAATAAGCCGCTCAGGTCCAGGCCCAGCACGCGGGCGGCCTTGGGCAGCAGCGAGCTGTCGGTCATGCCGGGCTGGTTGTTCGCCTCCAGGCACCAGAGCGCACCGCTGTCCTCCAGCAGGAAATCGATCCGGGCGTAGTCCTCCAGGCCCAGGACCCGGAACGCGTCCATGGCGTGCGCCTGGGCCCGCGCGGCGGCCTCGTCCGGAATTTCGGCCGGGCAGATGTAGCGGTTGGCGTGGCTCTTGTACTTGGCTTGGAAATCGTACAGCCCGCCGGGCACGATGATCTCCAGCACCGGCAGAGCCTGGCCTGCCACCACGCCCACGGTCAGCTCGCGGCCGCGGATGAATTTTTCGACCAGGATACGGCGGCAGTAGGCGGCGGAGGACTCGGCCGCGGCCAAGATTTCGGCGGCCGAGGCGGCGCGGGCCAGCCCGATCGTGGAACCCTGGTCGGCTGGCTTCACTATGACCGGCAGTCCGATCGACGGCAGGGCCGCCTCCACTGCGGCGGGCCAGGAGTCGCGCTCACGGCTGTCCAGCAGAAGGTAAGGCGGGGTGGGCACACCGGCTACGGCGAAAAGCTGCTTGCTCACCACCTTGTCCATGGCCATGGCGCTGGGACCCGGAGGGCTGCCCACGTAGGGCACTCCGGCCAGCTCCAGCACGGCCTGCACGGTGCCGTCCTCACCTTGGCCGCCGTGCATGATTATCAGTGCGATCTGTCCGCCCTGCAGCACCTTGATCGACTCCGCCGGGGGCAGAGTGCAGCTTTTGCGCTCCAGGGTCAGCGGGGCCGCGGACGGGTCGAACGCCTGCCAGTTCTGGCCCGGATCGAGAGCCGTCACCTCGTGCCCGCTTTTTTTCAGCGCCTCGATCACACAGGCTGCGCTCGAGAGCGAAACCTCGCGTTCAGTGCTCGTACCGCCGGCAAGGACCGTGACTTTCATTCTTTCTTCCTCCGTTGGGTCGCGGGCCTGCCCGGGGGAGAGCCCGCTTGCAATTTTACCCGATCTCCGGTATAATTAGTGCGGCCTGGGCCGCTTCCCGCGCCGTTTCCACCGGGATGACGCCGCCGGCGGCTCTGACAGCGCGCGGGGTGAATTTATACCGCGCGGGTGACGTATAAAATATGTAGACATATTCGTCATTCCGGCAGCCGGACGGCGGGCCGGAACGATGGTTTACAGCCTGTGCGGGGCGGCTGCAGGTTGGAATTCCGCTCCGGCGCACGGGATAAGCGTGTTTTGTTCTCATAAGCTAACGATTCGACGGGAATTTTACAAGTACAGGCGAGTCTGCCGCGCCCTGAGCGGGCGGCGGATTGAATGCGGAGCGGGTGAAAAG encodes the following:
- a CDS encoding YbaK/EbsC family protein; translation: MTLSRKLIERLNHEGVEYDILPHNVTYTAQETAASIHTTGRQVAKPVILTDGHRYVMAVLEAPHRVDLGKFSRASEMQDPRLATEKELRDLFPDCELGAMPPFGELYGMPTWVDSHLELDEQIAFDGGSHYEVMRMKYDDFKRMAHPQVADIALA
- a CDS encoding multidrug DMT transporter permease is translated as MFILHSYAPAVALCVVTMLCWGSWANTQKLAGRTWRFELFYWDYALGVLLLALAFAFSLGSLGREGRPFLQDLCQAGSSNVISALLGGLVFNVANILLVAAIDLAGMAVAFPVGIGLALVIGVVKSYAVNPVGSSTVLFTGVAVVAVAIILDALAYKRLGGGSGGGKVKGIVLSVICGIMMGFFYPLVAQAMATDFAAPEAGLLTPYTAVVLFALGLFLSNFILNTLVMRFPFRGEPVALSDYFKGSLGVHLTGVLGGVIWCVGMSFSIIASGMAGPAISYGLGQGATLVAALWGVFVWKEFAAAPKGTGKLLTGMFILFVVGLALIIYARTAGVA
- a CDS encoding M23 family metallopeptidase, whose product is MPKKSWTILVVPHDEIRVRRLKISYWLVAAALTFSFTFLAGIGYLTVISLNKEYNHLKLINLQLENQLLTQKLTGVEQKISGLTQRISGLMDENQVFRRIAGLDLLDNEVREVGVGGAYIGNYDELFELNSQAARQIYQQQDQVDALLRKSDLIKQSLDDAIQSMQSSADKWSHHPSIIPTKGYISSFFGRREHPIYHNSQYHNAIDISTRMGESIIAPADGRVVMSKHQVGYGLTVVVDHGYGIVTKYAHLSKSNVRVGQEIKRGDLIAFVGQSGITTGPNLHYEVVVNGVPQNPLDFILDNYIP
- the folE2 gene encoding GTP cyclohydrolase FolE2 gives rise to the protein MSDKPLRDIQSETDHRNLTIQKVGVKGLSYPITVQDRANGSQNTVARIQMSVLLPHSFRGTHMSRFIEILNRHRGDIAADNLHEILAEMRQKMNAEVAHMELEFPYFIQREAPVSKSKALQEYLCRFIGSLGSDSRDTDFILVVEVPVTTLCPCSREISDYGAHNQRSVVRLSVRFSEFIWIEDLVELAEQSASCALYPLLKRRDEKYVTEYAYNHPRFVEDVVREAALRLENMAGVNWYRVEAENFESIHNHNAYALIEKNDNPSSVARSGTQ
- a CDS encoding D-alanine--D-alanine ligase → MKVTVLAGGTSTEREVSLSSAACVIEALKKSGHEVTALDPGQNWQAFDPSAAPLTLERKSCTLPPAESIKVLQGGQIALIIMHGGQGEDGTVQAVLELAGVPYVGSPPGPSAMAMDKVVSKQLFAVAGVPTPPYLLLDSRERDSWPAAVEAALPSIGLPVIVKPADQGSTIGLARAASAAEILAAAESSAAYCRRILVEKFIRGRELTVGVVAGQALPVLEIIVPGGLYDFQAKYKSHANRYICPAEIPDEAAARAQAHAMDAFRVLGLEDYARIDFLLEDSGALWCLEANNQPGMTDSSLLPKAARVLGLDLSGLLKRLIEHALARRGVK